One Phycisphaerales bacterium AB-hyl4 genomic window carries:
- a CDS encoding LamG-like jellyroll fold domain-containing protein, producing the protein MLRLSMVRSAMTAVLGVGLLGAPASADVLFVHNFDDLESATAAERLAADFAVGSGEVQVLNQSAGGFPDTSDEQVKFGTGAFKGDSDAANLGYSALGNFEFDKGSFEAWVRPGASEDFRLFRLGLDNGGTMQLSALSGGTSWRFQVFPSYSGSGNGNINAGANTVEANEWQLVSVDWDMTSSDASEHQIRMWINGEFAGEDTGLRTPSGSVSPSVTTENDILYLFTGNTGGADRGLQGYGDSVRITNTLISDLYELDENNNYEVPEGAFVPEPASLSLLGLGGLMMLARRRRA; encoded by the coding sequence ATGCTTCGACTTTCCATGGTTCGCTCGGCGATGACGGCTGTCCTTGGTGTTGGCTTGCTGGGTGCCCCGGCTTCCGCGGACGTCCTCTTCGTGCACAATTTCGATGATCTTGAGAGCGCCACGGCGGCGGAACGCCTGGCTGCAGACTTCGCCGTCGGTAGTGGTGAGGTGCAGGTGTTGAATCAGAGTGCAGGTGGGTTCCCCGATACCTCCGATGAGCAGGTGAAGTTCGGCACCGGCGCCTTCAAGGGCGACAGCGATGCGGCGAACCTGGGTTACAGTGCGTTGGGGAACTTTGAGTTCGATAAGGGGTCGTTCGAAGCCTGGGTTCGTCCGGGCGCGAGTGAAGACTTCCGCCTGTTTCGACTTGGACTGGATAACGGTGGAACGATGCAGTTGTCTGCCCTCAGCGGCGGCACGAGTTGGAGATTTCAGGTTTTCCCCAGCTATTCAGGGAGCGGGAACGGCAACATTAATGCCGGCGCTAACACCGTCGAGGCTAATGAGTGGCAACTGGTTTCTGTCGACTGGGACATGACATCGTCCGACGCGAGCGAACACCAGATCCGGATGTGGATCAATGGTGAATTTGCCGGAGAAGACACCGGCTTGCGTACGCCTTCAGGGTCGGTTTCACCCTCTGTGACGACTGAGAATGACATACTTTACCTGTTTACCGGAAATACAGGCGGTGCCGACCGCGGCCTGCAAGGCTACGGCGACAGCGTGCGGATCACCAATACGCTTATCAGCGACTTGTACGAGCTTGATGAAAACAACAACTACGAGGTGCCCGAAGGGGCATTCGTCCCCGAGCCGGCGAGCCTGTCGCTGCTCGGCCTCGGCGGTCTGATGATGCTCGCTCGCCGGCGGCGTGCATGA